One part of the Flavobacterium johnsoniae UW101 genome encodes these proteins:
- a CDS encoding 3'-5' exonuclease, producing MGLFSFWKKEENLFDESITIEETRFVVLDTETTGFDYENDRILCIGALALQNGVISVQDSFEIYLHQDHYDKSTAQIHGILKDLLVKRPTELEALQQFLDFLGDSIIIAHHTVFDVTMINKALERNGLPQLTNKTLDTAYLYKKTLIQSHLFERKDHYTLDDLADKFDISKKDRHTALGDAYITAIAFLKIVKKLREKKAVSLNQLFKN from the coding sequence ATGGGATTATTCAGTTTTTGGAAAAAAGAAGAAAATCTCTTCGATGAAAGTATTACTATAGAAGAAACCAGGTTTGTGGTTTTAGATACCGAAACTACTGGTTTTGATTATGAAAACGACCGAATTTTATGCATCGGCGCTTTGGCATTACAAAACGGCGTAATTTCGGTTCAGGATAGTTTTGAAATATATTTACATCAGGATCATTATGATAAATCGACAGCGCAGATTCACGGAATTTTAAAAGATCTGCTTGTTAAACGTCCAACAGAACTAGAAGCTTTACAGCAGTTTTTAGATTTTTTAGGCGATTCAATAATCATCGCACATCATACTGTTTTTGATGTTACTATGATTAATAAAGCTCTCGAAAGAAACGGACTGCCTCAACTCACAAATAAAACTTTAGATACAGCTTATTTATACAAGAAAACCTTGATTCAGTCGCATTTATTTGAGCGAAAAGATCATTATACTTTAGATGATCTGGCAGATAAATTCGATATTTCTAAAAAAGACAGACACACTGCTCTAGGAGATGCTTATATAACTGCTATTGCTTTTCTTAAAATTGTAAAGAAATTGCGGGAGAAAAAGGCAGTTTCATTAAATCAGCTTTTTAAAAATTAA
- a CDS encoding DUF294 nucleotidyltransferase-like domain-containing protein, protein MKNTISQRVADFLKNYPPFNFLHPMDLEKLSEQISIVYKDKDAVIFAENDKTHDSFYVVHKGAVALKKSTKNSVLDMCDEGDIFGLRPLLAQENYIMEAVAHEESILYAIPIAVFKPYALENRNVGNFLIESYASNTRNPYSDIHKDKLYGDDLLNENLHSSNHSFDLAPIKYSKKIVTCSPSTTVKEIARIMNKKKVGVILIVDEMLPIGILTDKDLRNKIVTGDFPITTTAETIMTKPVITYPKKMTVTEAQMAMMKSNISHLCLTKDGTVNTKAVGILSKHDVMVALGNNPAVLIKALKRAKKTKEIKPIRNRIMQLLQGYLDQNIPMTLISKIITELNEACTTRVIEICLEKMSSPPPVKFAWLAMGSQGRGEQMLHTDQDNAIVYENVNEVFRDETRIYFLKFAGLVNKGLFEIGYDYCPADMMASSPKWCMSLDEWKNQVHHWITNPGKNEVLLSFIFFDYSMTYGDAETVDQLSEYIFETIKANPIFYMHLVSGALQSPSPTGFFRQFLVEQDGANKDNFDIKRRALMPLTDAARVLILSHSVKSISNTAERFEKLAELEPNNRELYLSCSYSFKALLKFRTKQGLLHHDSGQFIELESLTKMEKIKLKRTFKTIKELQELISVRFNISNLV, encoded by the coding sequence ATGAAAAATACCATTTCGCAAAGAGTTGCCGACTTTTTAAAAAATTATCCGCCTTTTAATTTCCTGCATCCAATGGATCTTGAAAAGCTTTCGGAACAAATTTCTATTGTTTATAAAGATAAAGACGCCGTAATTTTTGCCGAAAATGATAAAACACATGATTCTTTTTATGTGGTACATAAAGGTGCGGTGGCACTCAAAAAAAGCACAAAAAACTCAGTTTTAGATATGTGCGACGAAGGCGATATATTTGGACTTCGCCCACTTTTGGCACAGGAAAATTACATTATGGAAGCGGTGGCGCATGAAGAAAGTATTCTTTACGCCATTCCTATTGCCGTTTTTAAACCTTACGCACTTGAAAACAGAAATGTGGGTAATTTCCTGATCGAAAGTTATGCTTCTAACACAAGAAATCCGTATTCTGACATTCATAAAGACAAATTATACGGTGATGATCTCTTAAATGAAAATCTGCATTCCAGCAATCATTCTTTTGATTTAGCACCGATAAAATATTCAAAAAAAATAGTAACCTGCAGTCCGTCAACTACCGTTAAAGAAATTGCCAGGATAATGAATAAAAAGAAAGTCGGAGTGATTTTAATTGTAGACGAAATGCTGCCAATAGGAATTTTGACAGATAAAGATCTCCGCAATAAAATTGTAACAGGAGATTTTCCGATTACCACAACGGCCGAAACGATAATGACAAAACCCGTTATTACGTATCCAAAAAAAATGACCGTTACAGAAGCTCAAATGGCGATGATGAAAAGCAACATCAGCCATTTATGCCTTACTAAAGATGGTACTGTTAATACCAAAGCTGTCGGGATTTTGTCGAAACACGATGTAATGGTGGCTTTAGGAAATAATCCAGCCGTTTTAATTAAAGCTTTAAAAAGAGCTAAAAAAACAAAGGAAATAAAACCTATTCGAAACCGAATCATGCAGCTGCTTCAGGGATATTTAGATCAAAATATTCCGATGACTTTAATTTCTAAAATCATAACAGAGCTCAATGAAGCTTGTACAACTCGTGTTATTGAAATATGTTTAGAAAAAATGAGCAGTCCGCCGCCGGTAAAATTTGCGTGGCTGGCAATGGGAAGTCAGGGACGTGGTGAACAAATGCTGCATACAGATCAGGATAATGCGATTGTTTACGAAAATGTAAATGAAGTTTTTAGGGACGAAACGAGAATTTATTTTCTGAAATTTGCCGGACTTGTTAATAAAGGTCTCTTTGAAATTGGTTACGATTATTGCCCTGCAGATATGATGGCATCAAGTCCAAAATGGTGTATGAGTCTGGATGAATGGAAAAATCAGGTACACCACTGGATTACCAATCCGGGGAAAAATGAGGTTTTATTGTCGTTCATTTTCTTTGATTACAGCATGACATACGGCGACGCTGAAACTGTAGATCAATTATCAGAATATATTTTTGAAACCATAAAAGCAAACCCGATTTTTTATATGCATTTAGTGAGCGGTGCTTTACAAAGCCCGTCTCCTACTGGTTTCTTCAGACAATTTTTAGTAGAGCAAGACGGTGCCAATAAAGATAATTTTGATATTAAACGAAGAGCTTTAATGCCGTTGACAGATGCTGCGCGTGTTTTGATTTTATCACATTCTGTAAAGTCAATCAGCAATACGGCAGAACGCTTTGAAAAACTGGCCGAACTAGAACCTAATAATCGTGAATTGTATTTATCATGTTCATATTCTTTTAAAGCTTTACTGAAATTCAGAACCAAACAAGGGCTTTTACATCATGATTCGGGTCAGTTTATTGAACTTGAATCTCTAACCAAAATGGAGAAAATTAAACTGAAACGCACTTTTAAAACCATTAAAGAGCTTCAGGAATTAATTTCTGTTCGTTTTAATATTTCAAATCTGGTATAA